The Chlorocebus sabaeus isolate Y175 chromosome 14, mChlSab1.0.hap1, whole genome shotgun sequence genome segment CCGTTTGACCCCGCCGCCGCGCCGTAGACCGCGCTGCACGCCGGCGATCGCCATGGCGGAGGTGTCGGAGAGGACGCTGCAGTTGTCCGTGCTAGTAGCCTTCGCCTCTGGAGTACTCTTGGGCTGGCAGGCGAACCGACTGCGGAGGCGCTACTTGGACTGGAGGAAACGGAGGCTGCAGGACAAGCTGGCGGCCACGCAGAAGAAGCTGGACCTGGCCTGAGACTCCGCGCCTTCCGCCCTATTCGATCCACCGCATGGCCACCTTACCCTGTCCGCACCGGAGCTCCGGTCCGGCGGTGGCCAGAGCCAGGCTTGTCACACAGTCCCCGCCTGCCATGGCCGGCTCGTCCTGGAGTGTTGGTGAGCAGTACACATAGTGACATTACAAAGGGAGACTTTGGGGTCGGGCGAATAGCTTAGGATCAACTCTGGCTAGGTCGCAGAAGATAGGACTTACTCCCACAGACACCAGAAGGTGGAAGTTT includes the following:
- the MTLN gene encoding LOW QUALITY PROTEIN: mitoregulin (The sequence of the model RefSeq protein was modified relative to this genomic sequence to represent the inferred CDS: deleted 2 bases in 1 codon) — protein: MLTNVVRPQQEMLWGFRKGEGGVVQRLGKSSVEGEAEGTISEFQEDQRLRLLEACPAALPSFLPCAPHLNARRRLTPPPRRRPRCTPAIAMAEVSERTLQLSVLVAFASGVLLGWQANRLRRRYLDWRKRRLQDKLAATQKKLDLA